From a single Pyxidicoccus xibeiensis genomic region:
- a CDS encoding dihydrolipoamide acetyltransferase family protein, translated as MAIFEFKLPDLGEGVMEGELVKWHVKEGDPVKEDQVLAEVMTDKATVTVPSPKAGRVVKTHGKEGEIAKVHQLLVTLEIEGAAPAQSAGHGAHGAAAAPAAAVAAPAAAAAAGANGAGAPATKVLATPVTRRMAREHGLDLSTIAGSGPQGRVTKADVVAALEGGSEKNVVAEKAPQAARPAAPAVSTGRADERVPLRGLRKKIAEKMVRSKFTMPHFAFVEEVDATELVALRARLNAQLAAAGEKTKLNYLPFIIKATIAALKKFPHLNANFDEASQELVVRGEYNIGMAVATPDGLTVAVVKDADRLTLAELAQETARLGAAARERKLKMEELTGGTFTITSLGQSGGLFATPIINHPEVGIMGVHKLKQRPAVKDGLVVVRDMMNLSLSCDHRVIDGSVAADFVYEVIKYLEKPDLLFLAMA; from the coding sequence ATGGCGATCTTCGAATTCAAGCTCCCCGACCTCGGTGAAGGCGTGATGGAGGGCGAGCTGGTGAAGTGGCACGTGAAGGAGGGCGACCCGGTCAAGGAGGACCAGGTGCTCGCCGAGGTCATGACGGACAAGGCCACCGTCACCGTCCCCAGCCCCAAGGCGGGCCGTGTCGTGAAGACGCACGGCAAGGAAGGGGAGATTGCCAAGGTCCACCAGCTGCTCGTCACCCTTGAGATCGAAGGCGCTGCGCCGGCCCAGTCCGCGGGCCACGGTGCGCATGGCGCGGCGGCGGCTCCGGCCGCGGCGGTGGCGGCTCCTGCGGCCGCTGCGGCGGCGGGGGCGAATGGCGCGGGTGCTCCGGCGACGAAGGTGCTGGCGACGCCGGTGACGCGGCGCATGGCGCGTGAGCATGGGCTGGACCTGTCGACCATCGCCGGCTCGGGCCCGCAGGGGCGGGTGACGAAGGCGGACGTGGTGGCGGCGCTGGAGGGTGGCTCGGAGAAGAACGTGGTGGCGGAGAAGGCGCCCCAGGCGGCCCGTCCCGCGGCGCCGGCCGTGTCCACTGGTCGCGCGGACGAGCGCGTCCCGCTGCGCGGCCTGCGCAAGAAGATCGCCGAGAAGATGGTGCGGTCGAAGTTCACGATGCCGCACTTCGCCTTCGTGGAGGAGGTGGACGCCACGGAGTTGGTGGCCCTGCGCGCGCGGCTCAATGCGCAGCTGGCAGCGGCCGGTGAGAAGACGAAGCTCAACTACCTGCCGTTCATCATCAAGGCGACCATCGCGGCGCTGAAGAAGTTCCCGCACCTCAACGCGAACTTCGACGAGGCCTCGCAGGAGCTGGTGGTGCGCGGCGAGTACAACATCGGCATGGCGGTGGCGACGCCGGACGGCCTCACCGTGGCGGTGGTGAAGGACGCGGACCGGCTGACGCTGGCCGAGCTGGCGCAGGAGACGGCGCGCCTGGGCGCCGCCGCGCGCGAGCGGAAGCTGAAGATGGAGGAGCTGACGGGCGGCACCTTCACGATTACGTCGCTGGGCCAGAGCGGCGGCCTCTTCGCCACGCCCATCATCAACCACCCTGAAGTGGGCATCATGGGCGTGCACAAGCTGAAGCAGCGCCCGGCGGTGAAGGACGGCCTGGTCGTCGTGCGCGACATGATGAACCTGTCGCTGTCGTGCGACCACCGCGTCATCGACGGCTCGGTGGCGGCGGACTTCGTGTACGAGGTCATCAAGTACCTGGAGAAGCCGGACCTGCTGTTCCTCGCCATGGCGTGA
- a CDS encoding molybdopterin molybdotransferase MoeA: MNDAVPLLPVEEARARVLALAAPLPAEWVSLEAALGRTLAEDVTAQRTLPPWDNSAMDGYAVRSADLAGPPPVRLVVGETVYAGATPSREVVPGTCARIMTGAPLPPGADAVVMRERVRPVPDGGVDQVDILEPVGPGNFVRPRGEDAREGQVLLPRGTPLGIPELGLLWAQGLLSAPVPRPPRVAILSTGDELCRADEPPRGRIVDTNAPSLALAVRRAGGLPTLLGIARDTRDSVHEALSRLDGFDVVLTSAGVSVGERDYVKEVLAALGVEQHFWRVAIKPGKPLLVGRRAGTLFFGLPGNPTSSLVTFELFVRPALRRLLGHTDVEPGRVSGRLEGSLSKQPGVAHFVRVTAAWREGGLWARPLATQTSGVLRSAAAATHLLHFPREARSLAHGDAVELLPLSWVA, from the coding sequence ATGAACGACGCAGTTCCATTGCTGCCCGTCGAGGAGGCCCGCGCGCGGGTGCTGGCCCTGGCCGCCCCGCTTCCCGCCGAGTGGGTGTCCCTGGAAGCCGCCCTGGGGCGGACGCTGGCCGAGGACGTCACGGCGCAGCGCACCCTGCCCCCCTGGGACAACTCGGCCATGGACGGGTACGCGGTGCGCAGCGCGGACCTGGCGGGGCCGCCGCCCGTGCGGCTGGTGGTGGGGGAGACTGTCTACGCGGGGGCGACGCCGAGCCGGGAGGTCGTCCCCGGGACGTGCGCGCGGATCATGACGGGGGCCCCGCTGCCCCCCGGCGCCGACGCGGTGGTGATGCGCGAGCGCGTGAGGCCGGTGCCCGACGGCGGGGTGGATCAGGTGGACATCCTGGAGCCGGTGGGGCCGGGGAACTTCGTGCGCCCCCGGGGCGAGGACGCGCGGGAAGGCCAGGTGCTGCTGCCACGGGGGACGCCGCTGGGCATCCCCGAGCTGGGGCTGCTCTGGGCGCAGGGCCTGCTGTCCGCGCCGGTGCCCCGCCCTCCCCGGGTGGCTATCCTCTCCACCGGCGACGAGCTGTGCCGCGCGGACGAGCCGCCCCGGGGCCGCATCGTCGACACCAACGCCCCCTCGCTGGCGCTGGCGGTGCGGCGCGCGGGGGGGCTGCCCACGCTGCTGGGCATCGCCCGGGACACGCGGGACTCGGTGCACGAGGCCCTGTCCCGGCTGGACGGCTTCGACGTGGTTCTCACCAGCGCGGGCGTGTCCGTGGGCGAGCGCGACTACGTGAAGGAGGTGCTCGCGGCCCTGGGCGTGGAGCAGCACTTCTGGCGCGTGGCCATCAAGCCCGGCAAGCCGCTGCTGGTGGGACGGCGCGCGGGCACCCTCTTCTTCGGGCTGCCTGGCAACCCGACGTCGTCGCTGGTCACCTTCGAGCTGTTCGTCCGCCCCGCCCTGCGCCGGCTGCTGGGGCACACCGACGTGGAGCCGGGCCGGGTGTCCGGCCGCCTGGAGGGCAGCCTGTCGAAGCAGCCGGGAGTGGCCCACTTCGTCCGCGTCACGGCCGCCTGGAGGGAGGGCGGCCTGTGGGCCCGTCCGCTGGCAACCCAGACCTCGGGTGTTCTGAGGTCGGCGGCGGCGGCCACCCACCTGCTGCACTTTCCCAGAGAGGCCAGAAGCCTGGCTCATGGGGACGCGGTAGAACTGCTTCCGCTCTCCTGGGTGGCCTGA
- a CDS encoding DofB protein: MNGPTYKAEIIDRVIFSRWPNPPTKEDVTAMLGQMQDASKRLNANLIYVGSVSPKSKVPDASERAVLNQFLLDARRTCVEQAWLIYEGTDLQHNLQRVIISGVLILTRTFDNFLSVAKSGDSIVKDVSAVLKKDAAPIFAMAKEKGLLG; this comes from the coding sequence GTGAACGGCCCCACCTACAAGGCTGAAATCATCGACCGCGTCATCTTCTCCCGCTGGCCGAATCCTCCGACCAAGGAGGATGTCACGGCGATGCTCGGACAGATGCAGGACGCGTCCAAGCGGCTCAACGCGAACCTCATCTACGTCGGCTCCGTCAGCCCCAAGTCCAAGGTCCCCGACGCGTCCGAGCGCGCCGTCCTCAACCAGTTCCTCCTGGATGCGCGCCGCACCTGCGTGGAGCAGGCGTGGCTCATCTACGAGGGCACGGACCTGCAGCACAACCTCCAGCGCGTCATCATCTCCGGCGTGCTGATCCTCACGCGCACCTTCGACAACTTCCTGTCGGTGGCGAAGTCGGGCGACTCCATCGTCAAGGACGTGAGCGCCGTCCTGAAGAAGGACGCGGCCCCCATCTTCGCGATGGCCAAGGAGAAGGGTCTCCTCGGCTGA
- the lipB gene encoding lipoyl(octanoyl) transferase LipB yields MNTITVYRLGRVEYEDGLTLMRLFSESRRQGLSGDVLLLLEHPPVLTLGRAAKRENIVASDERLAAEGAEIFETNRGGDVTYHGPGQLVGYPIFLLPPERRDVRRYVRDVERSVMQVLAQYGITAGPIPKWPGVWIGEEGSPDARKVAAIGVHLSRWLTTHGFALNVNTHLEHFQLIVPCGIREAGVTSMQRELGQPIPMAHVEDAMAQSFCQVFDSERVEAPPPMRTVSVAVVRGHGPEARVLLVRRTPARGGFWQVITGRVEAGESPAQAAARELEEETGLRLAPVDLDYRHAFALGEALPPKLVEEHGFAVQCAPDTEVRLGPEHDTFEWVDVPTALERLPFRGLRETVKRAVARG; encoded by the coding sequence ATGAACACCATCACCGTCTACCGGCTCGGGCGGGTGGAGTACGAGGACGGCCTCACGCTGATGCGCCTCTTCAGCGAGTCGCGGCGCCAGGGGCTCTCCGGAGACGTGCTCCTCCTCCTGGAGCACCCGCCCGTGCTCACGCTGGGCCGCGCCGCGAAGCGGGAGAACATCGTTGCCAGTGACGAGCGCCTCGCCGCCGAGGGCGCTGAAATCTTCGAGACCAACCGCGGCGGCGACGTCACCTACCACGGGCCCGGGCAGCTCGTGGGCTACCCCATCTTCCTCCTCCCTCCCGAGCGCCGGGACGTGCGCCGCTATGTCCGCGACGTGGAGCGCTCCGTCATGCAGGTGCTGGCGCAATACGGCATCACTGCTGGCCCCATCCCCAAGTGGCCCGGCGTGTGGATTGGCGAGGAGGGCTCCCCGGATGCGCGAAAGGTCGCCGCCATCGGCGTGCACCTGTCCCGCTGGCTCACCACGCACGGCTTCGCGCTCAACGTGAATACGCACCTGGAGCACTTCCAGCTCATCGTCCCCTGCGGCATCCGCGAGGCGGGCGTCACGTCCATGCAGCGCGAGCTGGGCCAGCCCATCCCCATGGCGCACGTGGAGGACGCGATGGCCCAGAGCTTCTGCCAGGTCTTCGACAGCGAGCGCGTGGAGGCGCCGCCGCCCATGAGGACGGTCAGCGTCGCGGTGGTGCGCGGCCATGGCCCGGAGGCCCGCGTGCTGCTCGTGCGAAGGACGCCCGCGCGCGGAGGCTTCTGGCAGGTCATCACCGGCCGCGTGGAGGCGGGCGAGTCTCCCGCCCAGGCCGCCGCGCGCGAGCTGGAGGAGGAGACGGGGCTGCGCCTGGCGCCGGTGGACCTGGACTACCGCCACGCCTTCGCCCTGGGCGAGGCGCTCCCGCCGAAGCTGGTGGAGGAGCACGGCTTCGCCGTCCAGTGCGCCCCGGACACCGAGGTGCGCCTGGGCCCCGAGCACGACACCTTCGAGTGGGTGGACGTACCCACTGCCCTGGAGCGGCTGCCCTTCCGCGGCCTGCGCGAGACGGTGAAGCGCGCGGTGGCCCGCGGGTAG
- the hisIE gene encoding bifunctional phosphoribosyl-AMP cyclohydrolase/phosphoribosyl-ATP diphosphatase HisIE yields MLDLDALDFGKGNGLVTVVTQDARSGDVLMVAHADREALERTLATGEMHYRSRTRGLWHKGATSGNVQRVVSLSRDCDGDAVLARVEKAGPACHTGEETCFGPVRWDALAALDATIASRATQAPPAGEKPSYTRRLLDDRNLRLKKIGEEAAELVTACADGDSPRAVEEAADVLYHVLVAVKPLGLTLEDVKAVLARRATR; encoded by the coding sequence CTGTTGGACCTGGACGCGCTCGACTTCGGCAAGGGCAACGGCCTGGTGACGGTGGTGACCCAGGACGCGCGCAGCGGGGACGTGCTGATGGTGGCGCACGCGGACCGCGAGGCGCTCGAACGCACGCTGGCTACCGGGGAGATGCACTACCGCTCCCGCACGCGGGGCCTGTGGCACAAGGGCGCCACCAGCGGGAACGTGCAGCGCGTGGTGTCGCTGAGCCGCGACTGCGACGGGGACGCGGTGCTGGCGCGCGTGGAGAAGGCCGGGCCCGCCTGTCACACCGGCGAGGAGACCTGCTTCGGCCCGGTGCGCTGGGATGCGCTGGCCGCGCTGGATGCCACCATCGCCTCGCGCGCCACGCAGGCGCCACCCGCGGGAGAGAAGCCGAGCTACACGCGCCGCCTGCTGGACGACCGGAACCTGAGGCTGAAGAAGATTGGCGAGGAGGCCGCGGAGCTGGTGACGGCGTGCGCGGATGGCGACTCGCCGCGCGCCGTGGAGGAGGCGGCGGACGTGCTCTACCACGTGCTCGTCGCGGTGAAGCCGCTGGGCCTCACGCTGGAGGACGTGAAGGCCGTCCTCGCCCGGCGCGCCACGCGCTGA
- the ribA gene encoding GTP cyclohydrolase II, with the protein MSDTRSPQVLPTRKPTQHLERFSEADVPTERGTLRTIVFRDKRNGREHVALVVGDVTGVEGVPVRIHSECLTSEVFGSLKCDCRQQLDRALDFITQGGLGVVLYLRQEGRGIGLGNKIKAYALQAKGLDTYEANRQLGFADDLRSYDIAAEMLRSLDVRSVDLITNNPLKIAGMVEEGVPVLRRIPSRTEHNPHNVDYLRTKRERTGHLIELFADEDDDTEAKAG; encoded by the coding sequence ATGTCGGATACTCGCTCACCCCAGGTCCTTCCGACCCGAAAGCCGACGCAGCACCTGGAGCGCTTCTCGGAGGCGGACGTCCCCACGGAGCGTGGGACGCTGAGGACCATCGTCTTCCGGGACAAGCGCAATGGCCGCGAGCACGTCGCGCTGGTGGTGGGTGACGTCACGGGCGTGGAGGGGGTGCCGGTGCGCATCCACTCCGAGTGCCTGACGAGCGAGGTCTTCGGCAGCCTGAAGTGCGACTGCCGCCAGCAGCTGGACCGGGCGCTGGACTTCATCACCCAGGGGGGCCTGGGGGTCGTCCTCTACCTCCGCCAGGAGGGGCGCGGCATCGGCCTGGGGAACAAGATCAAGGCGTACGCCCTGCAGGCCAAGGGCCTGGATACCTACGAGGCCAACAGGCAGCTGGGCTTCGCTGACGATTTGCGCTCGTACGACATCGCGGCGGAGATGCTCCGCAGCCTGGACGTACGCTCAGTGGACCTGATCACCAACAACCCGCTCAAGATCGCGGGCATGGTGGAAGAGGGCGTGCCCGTCCTTCGTCGAATCCCTTCCCGGACAGAGCACAATCCGCATAACGTCGACTACCTGAGGACGAAGCGCGAGCGCACGGGGCACCTCATTGAGCTCTTCGCCGACGAGGACGACGACACGGAAGCCAAGGCCGGCTGA
- the lipA gene encoding lipoyl synthase, giving the protein MATPDRFPLPQVTETTRKPEWLKVRLPHGEGYERVKAIVKRTKLATVCEEARCPNIAECWGGGTATVMLMGEVCTRACRFCHVKVGAPPPLDPMEPIHLAQAVKEMNLEYIVVTSVNRDDRPDGGASHFASAIRELRRESPKTIVEVLIPDFKGVEKDLTTVAEARPHVVAHNVETVERLTPTVRDRRATYRQSLRVLEYLKNRPEGLYTKTSVMVGLGETDAELEQTFKDLRGVGVDVLTLGQYLQPSQYHLRVERFVTPAQFESYKKLAESYGFLYVASGPLVRSSYRAAEFFMKGLMERERIERLG; this is encoded by the coding sequence ATGGCGACTCCCGACCGGTTTCCTCTCCCCCAGGTGACTGAGACCACCCGCAAGCCGGAGTGGCTGAAGGTGCGGCTCCCGCACGGTGAGGGGTACGAGCGGGTCAAAGCCATCGTGAAGCGCACGAAGCTGGCCACGGTGTGCGAGGAGGCCCGCTGCCCGAACATCGCCGAGTGCTGGGGCGGCGGCACGGCCACCGTCATGCTGATGGGCGAGGTGTGCACGCGCGCGTGCCGCTTCTGCCATGTGAAGGTGGGCGCGCCTCCGCCGCTGGACCCGATGGAGCCCATCCATCTGGCCCAGGCGGTGAAGGAGATGAACCTGGAGTACATCGTCGTCACATCGGTGAACCGTGACGACCGGCCGGACGGTGGCGCCAGCCACTTCGCGTCCGCCATCCGCGAGCTGCGCCGCGAGAGCCCGAAGACCATCGTCGAGGTGCTCATCCCCGACTTCAAGGGCGTGGAGAAGGACCTGACCACGGTGGCCGAGGCCAGGCCGCACGTGGTGGCCCACAACGTGGAGACGGTGGAGCGCCTCACCCCGACGGTGAGAGACCGCCGCGCCACCTACCGCCAGTCGCTGCGCGTGCTGGAGTACCTCAAGAATCGCCCCGAGGGGCTCTACACCAAGACGTCCGTCATGGTGGGCCTGGGCGAGACGGACGCGGAGCTGGAGCAGACCTTCAAGGACCTGCGCGGCGTGGGCGTGGACGTGCTGACGCTGGGGCAGTACCTCCAGCCGTCGCAGTACCACCTGCGGGTGGAGCGCTTCGTCACTCCGGCCCAGTTCGAGTCGTACAAGAAGCTGGCCGAGTCCTACGGGTTCCTCTACGTGGCCTCCGGTCCGCTCGTGCGCTCCAGCTACCGCGCGGCGGAGTTCTTCATGAAGGGCCTGATGGAGCGCGAGCGCATCGAACGCCTCGGCTGA
- the lpdA gene encoding dihydrolipoyl dehydrogenase produces MAETFDVVIIGSGPGGYVGAIRAGQLGLKTAIIEKDKRLGGTCLHRGCIPTKSLLWTAELFHHVKEAADFGIDVSSPTINWANAMKHKNKVVTKGAGGIDFLMKKNKVTVVKGHGRIAGKGKVEVTAEDGTKQVLEAKNIIIATGSVPKSLPNVPVDHKRVMNSDSILEIDRIPKSIIVLGAGAVGCEFASVFNHVGSKTSIVEYMPALLPIEDADISKELEKIFKRRGIDVHTGSAVEKVEHTADGVRVTMKVGSETKTLEAELLLSAVGRAPVTEDCGLDKTSIKPERGYIKVDSMMRTTEPNVYAVGDVIPTPMLAHMASAECVVAVEHIAGKNPQPINYDLTPSATYCYPEVASVGLTEKKAKERGYDVKFTVAPFGAVTKSAISNESIGMIKIISDKKYDEVLGVHLIGPHATELLAEACVALKLEITTEELAGTIHAHPTLSEIMHEGAEATLGHPRHF; encoded by the coding sequence GTGGCTGAGACGTTCGACGTGGTGATCATCGGTTCGGGCCCTGGCGGCTACGTGGGCGCCATCCGCGCGGGTCAGCTCGGATTGAAGACGGCCATCATCGAGAAGGACAAGCGGCTGGGCGGCACCTGCCTCCACCGGGGCTGCATCCCCACCAAGTCCCTCCTGTGGACCGCGGAGCTGTTCCACCACGTCAAGGAGGCGGCCGACTTCGGCATCGACGTTTCCAGCCCGACCATCAACTGGGCGAACGCGATGAAGCACAAGAACAAGGTGGTCACCAAGGGAGCCGGCGGCATCGACTTCCTGATGAAGAAGAACAAGGTGACGGTGGTCAAGGGCCATGGCCGCATCGCCGGCAAGGGCAAGGTGGAAGTGACGGCCGAGGACGGCACCAAGCAGGTCCTCGAGGCGAAGAACATCATCATCGCCACCGGCTCCGTCCCCAAGTCCCTGCCCAACGTCCCGGTGGACCACAAGCGGGTGATGAACAGCGACTCCATCCTGGAGATCGACCGCATCCCCAAGAGCATCATCGTCCTGGGCGCCGGCGCGGTGGGCTGCGAGTTCGCCTCCGTCTTCAACCACGTGGGCAGCAAGACCTCCATCGTGGAGTACATGCCCGCGCTGCTGCCCATCGAGGACGCGGACATCTCCAAGGAGCTGGAGAAGATCTTCAAGCGCCGCGGCATCGACGTGCACACCGGCTCCGCGGTGGAGAAGGTGGAGCACACGGCGGATGGCGTTCGCGTCACCATGAAGGTGGGCAGCGAGACGAAGACGCTGGAGGCGGAGCTGCTGCTGTCGGCGGTGGGCCGCGCGCCCGTCACCGAGGACTGCGGTCTGGACAAGACGAGCATCAAGCCCGAGCGCGGCTACATCAAGGTCGACTCGATGATGCGCACCACCGAGCCCAATGTGTACGCGGTCGGTGACGTCATCCCCACGCCGATGCTCGCCCACATGGCCAGCGCCGAGTGCGTGGTGGCGGTGGAGCACATCGCCGGGAAGAACCCGCAGCCCATCAACTACGACCTGACCCCGTCCGCCACGTACTGCTACCCCGAGGTCGCCTCGGTGGGCCTGACGGAGAAGAAGGCCAAGGAGCGCGGCTACGACGTGAAGTTCACCGTCGCCCCGTTCGGCGCGGTGACGAAGTCGGCCATCTCCAACGAGTCCATCGGGATGATCAAGATCATCTCCGACAAGAAGTACGACGAGGTGCTGGGCGTGCACCTCATCGGCCCGCACGCCACCGAGCTGCTGGCCGAGGCGTGCGTCGCGCTGAAGCTGGAGATCACCACCGAGGAGCTGGCGGGCACCATCCACGCGCACCCGACCCTGTCGGAGATCATGCACGAGGGCGCCGAGGCCACGCTGGGCCACCCGCGCCACTTCTAG
- a CDS encoding MBL fold metallo-hydrolase has product MPFEVRFWGVRGSIPAPGPQTKRYGGNTPCVEVRCGDELLIFDLGSGARALGDSLLSEKSPVRGSIFISHYHYDHLQGLPFFGPIFVPTSTLTLYGSPRNGQSLKQILGGQMVQPYFPVTAEGTFRAKLTYTDLTPSDTLQVGPAKVTMLELNHPGGNLGYRVDCEGRSVVYATDVEHGSTLDTGLFDFARGADLLIYDSMYTDDEYHGRIGPARTGWGHSTWQAAVRAADAADVKTLVLFHHDPGRDDASMDKLLRQVRKHRPEAIAAKESMVIAL; this is encoded by the coding sequence GTGCCCTTCGAGGTGCGCTTCTGGGGTGTGCGGGGCTCCATCCCCGCGCCGGGTCCGCAGACGAAGCGCTACGGTGGCAACACCCCGTGCGTGGAGGTCCGCTGCGGGGACGAGCTGCTGATCTTCGACCTGGGCTCCGGCGCGCGTGCTCTGGGCGACTCGCTGCTGTCGGAGAAGAGCCCGGTGCGGGGCTCCATCTTCATCTCGCACTACCACTACGACCACCTGCAGGGGCTGCCCTTCTTCGGCCCCATCTTCGTGCCGACGAGCACGCTGACGCTCTATGGCTCGCCCCGGAACGGGCAGTCGCTGAAGCAGATCCTCGGCGGGCAGATGGTGCAGCCGTACTTCCCGGTGACGGCGGAGGGCACGTTCCGGGCGAAGCTGACGTACACGGACCTGACGCCGAGCGACACGCTGCAGGTGGGCCCGGCGAAGGTGACGATGCTGGAGCTGAACCACCCGGGCGGCAACCTGGGCTACCGCGTGGACTGCGAGGGCCGCTCGGTGGTGTACGCCACGGACGTGGAGCACGGCAGCACGCTGGATACGGGCCTCTTCGACTTCGCGCGCGGAGCGGACCTGCTCATCTACGACTCCATGTACACGGATGACGAGTACCACGGCCGCATCGGTCCGGCCCGCACGGGCTGGGGCCACTCCACGTGGCAGGCCGCGGTGCGCGCGGCGGACGCGGCCGACGTGAAGACGCTGGTGCTCTTCCACCATGACCCCGGGCGCGACGACGCGAGCATGGACAAGCTGCTGCGCCAGGTGCGCAAGCACCGCCCCGAGGCGATTGCCGCCAAGGAGTCGATGGTCATCGCGCTGTAG
- a CDS encoding ClpX C4-type zinc finger protein yields MAENPRDLLRAAQSAELQGDVDRAVDCLKKAAEVYRKAGNATRALQLLRHARRLDGSRVDIAEEVQRLEWMPETLLARPGREDDEDSRLASELERSLEGEPLPELARRQRLIEDALREAGMRAAEAEAPGEVKTWVIETEVAEDLHRLEAQLARVAASVDTSEVELAGGVGVAPVEAVKAAATAVAPSGVARDSPATSAPPLERDTSLDAYLPEEAAPEAAPRRRREKRLIERGPTRADAALDAWCSFCCRPRDEVGALVAGPAGAFICAGCLAESVSLLGDVTPVPPPARPREEPSPGAFMELVGQAEARTLLDAGLQSGARCLLVVGPEGCGKSTWFQQLQRQGRGTPTSLADLEPPASSRPVLVEDVDRLDAEGHSVLAAFLTRHPRHTVLLSARGLRPEPLGPVLRGASGRLPVPTTAALTQAVRGAVPISLLEHVQVLLPLQAPTQGEYVEIARKRLALREPAVSLSEDVLAAFAAEAVRSPRAGHELHALLQRVPTGAWSLESATKPARPQKGRRKGSP; encoded by the coding sequence ATGGCTGAGAACCCTCGCGACCTGTTGCGTGCCGCGCAGTCCGCCGAGCTGCAAGGGGACGTGGACCGCGCGGTGGACTGTCTGAAGAAGGCGGCGGAGGTCTACCGGAAGGCCGGCAATGCGACCCGCGCCCTTCAGCTCCTCCGTCATGCGCGCAGGTTGGACGGAAGTCGCGTGGACATCGCCGAGGAGGTCCAGCGGCTGGAGTGGATGCCGGAGACGCTGCTCGCGCGCCCCGGGCGGGAGGACGATGAAGACTCGCGTCTTGCCTCGGAGCTGGAGCGCTCCCTGGAAGGCGAGCCCCTGCCGGAGCTGGCACGGCGACAGCGGCTCATCGAGGACGCGCTCCGTGAAGCCGGCATGCGCGCGGCCGAGGCGGAGGCTCCCGGCGAGGTCAAGACGTGGGTCATCGAGACCGAGGTGGCCGAGGACCTGCACCGGCTGGAGGCCCAGCTCGCCCGCGTGGCTGCTTCCGTCGACACCTCCGAGGTGGAGCTGGCCGGTGGGGTAGGGGTGGCTCCGGTGGAGGCCGTGAAGGCGGCTGCGACCGCGGTGGCGCCATCAGGAGTTGCTCGCGATAGCCCCGCTACATCCGCTCCCCCGTTGGAGCGGGACACGAGTCTCGACGCATACCTGCCGGAGGAGGCCGCTCCCGAGGCCGCACCCCGTCGCCGCCGCGAGAAGCGCCTCATCGAGCGGGGCCCGACGCGCGCGGACGCGGCGCTGGATGCGTGGTGTTCCTTCTGCTGCCGGCCCCGTGACGAGGTCGGCGCGCTGGTCGCCGGTCCCGCCGGAGCCTTCATCTGTGCCGGCTGCCTGGCCGAGTCCGTGTCCCTCCTGGGCGACGTCACTCCTGTCCCTCCGCCCGCGCGTCCGCGCGAAGAGCCCTCCCCCGGCGCCTTCATGGAGCTGGTGGGGCAGGCGGAGGCCCGGACCCTGCTGGACGCCGGGCTCCAATCCGGTGCGCGGTGCCTGCTCGTCGTCGGGCCCGAGGGCTGCGGCAAGAGCACCTGGTTCCAGCAACTGCAGCGGCAGGGCCGGGGCACACCGACGTCGCTCGCCGACCTGGAGCCGCCCGCCTCGTCGCGCCCCGTCCTCGTGGAGGACGTGGACCGGCTGGACGCCGAAGGGCACTCCGTCCTCGCCGCCTTTCTCACCCGGCACCCCCGGCACACCGTGCTGCTCAGTGCGCGCGGCCTCCGTCCCGAGCCGCTCGGGCCCGTGCTGCGCGGGGCCTCGGGCCGGCTGCCGGTGCCCACCACGGCCGCGCTCACTCAAGCTGTGCGCGGAGCCGTGCCCATCAGCCTCCTGGAGCACGTCCAGGTGCTGCTGCCCCTTCAGGCGCCCACCCAGGGCGAGTACGTGGAGATTGCCCGGAAGCGCCTTGCCCTGCGTGAGCCCGCGGTCTCCCTGTCCGAGGACGTGCTCGCCGCCTTTGCGGCCGAGGCCGTGCGCTCGCCACGCGCCGGGCATGAGCTGCATGCGCTCCTCCAGCGCGTTCCCACCGGAGCGTGGAGCCTCGAGAGCGCGACGAAGCCCGCCCGGCCCCAGAAGGGCCGGCGCAAGGGGAGTCCATGA